The Magnolia sinica isolate HGM2019 chromosome 11, MsV1, whole genome shotgun sequence DNA window ggagattatgaaagagttcataaagtaattcaattaacaaaatatgctaatccaccaagtaatcaagagtaaacaatagacaataaaatcttatttaacctaaatcacatgtctGCGTGCTAAGGAataacataaatcaattaaaactaggcccgatggaaggatagCACTTCTAATTTAGCATAGGcatgttccacactcaagggacagatatgtaggttttatgattagggttaggaaggggaaaatctgaaatttggaaaattagggttcatgggaattgggaaTTTTCGAATTAGGGTTTCTAGAAATTTGGGAAAATAAGAAAttggggatctagggtttagCGTAGGGTTATTATTGTGAAATCAATGGGTTTTTATGGAGAAAGCAAGGGGAAATCAAATGATTGAGCAGTTGTCCATGCAGTTAGCCTAAGGGCTCATACGTGTGGGTCGTTGGCTAAGCTTTTTGGGTCCTCAGtggttgatttcggttggggttgaagttgaatgatgagaagttgaagaaaattatgatttggatggtcctagataggaagggaagaaaagagatgaagttttttggaaaaatacctcttttgaatagaaatgaagagagaaggaagatgatagagggagacctcgcacctccgttgaatggggaatggaatcacaccacacccaagctccaaatcacatggagtattcttcaaatcacatgaaaaaaaagaaaacacagctttttttttcaaaataatggcattagggcttcacacactcatctttctcttttagtctcagaaaagaccttttacaaaaagactctcaaataagattctcaacataaagacgtttaataaattaaaagttgttcctaactccctaatctcaacacaaatataagttataccaaaaataataaagcatgaaaacaatctaaacaactaaactatttcgtagcccatgggggtccacaatcaagatgtccgatgatgatgatccaacggtccgatcatcatGTCCACCCAATCCAACTGTCCGATGTGTCTAACAAGCTCTTATatgcaacccatgtgcatcttcccagtgtagggtcttcgaagatgcatgaacatgcacGTGGGCTCTTCAACGTAACTAGGAATGTTAATCAGGCCAAGTGGGCCCAATGTAACGGTCGTCTaaccataaggagactggctcagccctcctctggtatggtgcttagatgtcctcatcaattcccctcggctgAGGAGATTTCGCCTCTGGCAAAGTAAAGCTGCAGTGATGCTCGAGGAGATCCGAGTCTCGTCGTTGAAGCTTTGCCTCTGTGATCCATGTACTGTCTGACTttggtccccccccccccccattgtccccaaatcacatgggtaccgcctcacacgaaccatccgcctcacacgggccacccaccccgagcgtacccctgcatcccacaggcaaccccactcgagcccggtgtgaaaatgcccctgcattaatcacccccggtgaggagtctcaaacacgagacctcccactctgataccactttgatgcaagacaattaaccacttgctccaaaagctcgaaatgatagagcatggtgaattaatccctttatctcatagcccaggccccacatctcatgggttaggacctctgccgaacccccctcgtgggccccaaatcacattggtaccgcctcacacgagcccctGCCTCACACAGACCGCCCACACCGAGTAtgcccctacatcccataggcaaccccactcgagcccggtgtgaaaataacCCTGCATTATTTATGGTTGTCACTTTTGTGTTCAGGCGGAaaacgagagagagggagagagagagagagagagagagagagagagagctacgaCCTCTGCTATGGTGCTGGCAGATATTGCGGTTGGGAGAatggtattccataatggtaacaatGGGCGTAATagccaccactgttaccgttacggtACAGCCGTAATGGGCATAACAGCCCCCATAGCGGCCATTATAgctttttcttctctttattttatttttttttgcaaaaaagaaACTATGTATCGGCCCCATAATGGCCTGTTACAAGGATGTAATGGGGCATTACGAGTTCATTACAGAACtttttttctgtaacagccattacgacccCATAACACGAAATGGtggccaccattacctttacataacggccatTATGTAACTGTTTTTTGGTATACCTATCTATTCACAATCCATCTAATGGGACACATGCAGATTGTTTCACGCCTCAAAATGAATGCCCTTATTGGAAAAATCTTAACCTTAAGATCATAGGTTCATTTATCGATGAATGCGGACGGTCAGATAAACCTTCCATTCAGAGGTCCATCAATAGACAGTTACAATAATCCAACACAGGCTATTCTCAGGGCATGCACCATCCCTAGCTGGTCCCCTCAACGAACAGTTGGATCACCCACAGAGGACCCCACCTGTACAATTGGAGGGCCGAATAAGACCCACCAGTTTTGCAGGGCCGGAAATCATTCACATACAAATACCTCAAAAAGGAAAAACATTAAGGAGAAACAAAAACCCATTAAAGATTCGAACAGACAATTACGTATTCTGATAAGAAATCGGATCGAAATTGCAAGAAGTCAATGTTGAATTCAATGCCTGAGAGACGAGAAAAAACAGAAATAGAGACAGAGATTAGGAGACTTACATTTGCTTTTTCAAAATGATGTTGGAGGGTTCTGGAATCGATTCGAGATAGCGTTTTCCAGGGATcgatttggagagagagagagagagagagagagagagagagagagttcgaaTTCGAGAATCGAAAGagattgaaaaagaaagaaattgaaTCGATCCGAGATAGCGTTTTCCAGGGATcgatttggagagagagagagagagagagagagagagagagagagttcgaaTTCGAGAATCGAAAGAGATTGAAAAAGAGAGATATCAGCTTCTGTTGCCTCCAAAGTGGAAGGCAATTGAAATCTTGAAAAGCTTTTCGCTCTACTCGATTCTGcatttcttctatttcatttGGTGGAATTAATCACGGTGAGGTGGGCCTACAATTTACTACATTGTAGCAACTGACACGTGGCAAAATATTCAGTGTAGACCGTCCAAGTAATGGGCTCCTTTGTAGATGGAGATCATTCTCATCATATGGTATTAATAGTCTAACTTGCCTGCCTGTCTGTTTGGACGGCTAAAATCAGCGGACCAGTTGGAATTTTTAAAGTCTTGATCCATCCATAGCGGAGCCATGATTTGGGGGCGCGGATTACGTGAGACAGGGTAACAGTTTAGTGGGTGTCTCAtacatgtatgtgatgtatatcaaccccgtccatccatttttgcagctcattttaagtgATGGTctacaaaatgaggcagatctaaatctaatgtggatcacaccacataaaaacagTGGTAAATTGAATGCCCCTCGTTAAAAGTTTCCTGTAACCCATTaagatatttatttgccatctaaccggtGGACAATGTCacgtcacatagacctgaatgcccctggttaaaaacttcctataaCCCATTGTTGGgggaaaatatgacaagtccttgAGTCAGCTTGAGTCGGCTTGAGGGTCAAAAGAGTCAATGAAGCAATAGCTCAAACTTGGTGGGTATTGAGTCCGATTAAAGCCCAAAGCCTTCAAGCCGCAAAATGGAGTGACGTAGCTCAGATCGTGAGGCGCCTAGCCCGACTGTAGCGTGAATGTCCAGAGCCAGAAAACGGAACCTCTAAGAGAGGCGGTGCACCTCGAGGATCAATCAAAAGCCTCACAGAGGAAAGCCCAAACTGATTTAAGATCAATCGGCCCTAGAGTTACCCGAGCTTTAGTCCGACCCATAAATTGGGTCGGCCAATATAGTGGGTGGAGATTAGCCGTAAAACCTATCTCGGCACAACCGTGCTAAAGAGAAAGAGTCGGTTGAGCTATATCGCTCTATATCCAgaagttacctagtaaaactctTGATCTCTACCCGAGATTCTCGAGTAAATAAGGTTAAGATCTCCGAAAGTCTCGGAGTATCAGGGATTACGGATCCCAAGAGATTGAGATCTACTCTAATTACGAAAACCCTATGGGGTACGACACTATTATAAATACAAAGACTTtcatggtgaaaggtatgcaaaaaaaaaaaaaaaaaactctcactCTAAAACCTTTACAAAAAATACCCAGGTtctaacttaagcatcggagggtcgaCGGTGGCCTCTGCGGCCTGTTCTTAGGAGGTCCAAGAGTCGTTGCGGGAGCGAGCCAAAAAcagatcaacagtttggcgccgtctgtgggaaacgatACGAAAAGTCGTTCTCTTCAAGCACTGAGTAATCTCCAATGGCAAGAACAAGGAGAACCGTCCAGAACGAGCCTAGTGAGGTCCCTGTCATTGGACCACCGGCGACAGAAGGCCCTCCTGGTACGAATGGAGCCCAGGGGACCTAGAACCAACCCGATAATCGACAAGGTTCTGCAGCTCATCTGGCAACCTCCGTTTCAACCAGGCACACTTAGTGGAATCAaggaaatggacggttagataagGAGGTCCAGGAACTCAGGACTGACGTGAACTTCATAAAGCAAATGTTAGAACAGATCCATCGCCAGCAGGTCCAGCTGCCCTAGCAGGACGATGGTCGGGCAAATGCCCCACGACAATTCATCGATCCTCAGCCCATCGCTCCATGATCTGTTCCTTAGAAAAGCCAACACCAGGGTCCGGCTGAGCCTGCACCCTCTCATATCTCCGTGACCGCCCCGCTGCCTACTACCGATCTTCAACACGAAATAGATCGGAGAAGGCGCAGCAGGCCCTCGGTCGAGGGTACGACTGACAGCGACGAACCTTGGAAAGGTGAACTACAAGACCTACGGAAGGAAGTGTAAGAGGAGATCGCAGATATGAAGCAAAACCGCTATGTAAATCAGACAAGGCCCGAGGCGAAGGCATCCCCGTTCACGGAAGAGATCATGCAAGCTCGGCTATCGAAACGATTCCGTCTTCCTCAGATCATGCCCTTCACCAACAAAACCGATCCAACCGAGCACATCGAGTCCTTTTGGACCTATATGGAATTGCACGATGCCTCGAACGCCGTGATGTGTCGGGCCTTCTCCCTCACTTTGGCCGATGTAGCTTGGCTTTTGTTCAAACAGTTGAAGccaaagtccattagctcgttTACAGAGCTCAGTGATGCTTTCCTCACCAATTTCATCGATGAGAAGAAAAAGTTGAAGCCATCTGCGTACTTGAACAATATAGTTCAAAaagagggagagctactgaaagattatatcaagcgcttTAACTTCGAGTCGCTTCAAGTCCGGAAACATTCGGACGAGACAACCCTTAACTCGATCATGCAAGGCGTCAGAGATAGGCCGTTGCTTGCATCCTTGGACAAGAATCTGCCTAGTACTTTAGTTGAATTCATGGCTCGGTCAGATAAATATGCGGACCCCAGAGAAACTCGAATCCTGCGCGAGGCCACCCAAAACGTAAAAACCCTGTCCAAAGAGCCAGcaaaaaaggaagttgactcggctaGTGGTAAGAAGCGTAAGGAGGATCAGTCCCGTGACAAACGTAGGTCGAGTAAGTGGCCTGACCACAAATTCTCGATGTACACTCCGCTCAATAAGCCACAGGAGCAGGTATTGATGAAAATCAAAGGCGAAGAATTCGTTAACTGGCCGGATAAACTCCGGAGCAATTTGAACCGACGGAATAAGAGTAAGTATTTCCATTATCATTGTGATCATAGGCACAATACAAGTGATTGTTACAACCTGAAACAGGAAATCAAGAGACTCAGCCAAGAAGGTCGTCTCAGAGAGCATATCGAATAAAGAATCGAGATGACGGAAGAACGCTTAGGTGACAACcgacctatggaagaaatccaaaccattgtCGGTGGTCCTCGAGGTGGAGGCGACTCGAACAATGCTCGAAAAAATCACACAAGGAGCATCAGTCGGCCTGAGTTCGAGATCTTGATTTTAGCTCGGCCTTCAAAAGAGAGGAAAACGGAAAAGTACTATGTGTCGTTTACTGATGAAGACACTCAGGGCATTTATCACCCACATGATGACGCCTTAATCATCACCCTCACTATAGCCAACCGCAAAGTGTTCTGTATTCTCATCGATACAAGATGTGTTGTTCGTTCAAGCATTCGATACATTgatagtcgcccaggattgaaaATTGGGTCAAGCCGTGATGCTTCGTAGGTGTATAgctccgtaattccgtagtctgatcaatctaaatgtttagggaatgtccatcattaaaaagtttaaatctcctatttataatgtTGTCCTTTGGTTCTTGGTGTAAGAGAGTTTTCGTTTTAATTTATGTCCAAAGTAGGGGTTAATAAATCTCttaatatgcctatggtcaaaggTCATCCTAAAAAGGGTTTTTAATGGcataaaattttttatatatattgtcATGTCGATCTtatggctagtgggttatgagcaaCTGCACTTCAGTTTCGTTAACTttgagagggaaggaagaatcgagAGTTCTAAGGTATT harbors:
- the LOC131218145 gene encoding uncharacterized protein LOC131218145 is translated as MKQNRYVNQTRPEAKASPFTEEIMQARLSKRFRLPQIMPFTNKTDPTEHIESFWTYMELHDASNAVMCRAFSLTLADVAWLLFKQLKPKSISSFTELSDAFLTNFIDEKKKLKPSAYLNNIVQKEGELLKDYIKRFNFESLQVRKHSDETTLNSIMQGVRDRPLLASLDKNLPSTLVEFMARSDKYADPRETRILREATQNVKTLSKEPAKKEVDSASGKKRKEDQSRDKRRSSKWPDHKFSMYTPLNKPQEQVLMKIKGEEFVNWPDKLRSNLNRRNKSKYFHYHCDHRHNTSDCYNLKQEIKRLSQEGRLREHIE